A window of the Streptomyces albireticuli genome harbors these coding sequences:
- a CDS encoding FAD-binding oxidoreductase, which produces MTVSVEKPLLAALREALPDAAVLTADDQLDLHSRDSAPFGEAGRPVAVVRPETVEQVQRVIRAARAHGVPVVPQGARTGLAGAADAVDGCVVLSMVRMNRILEIDPANRLVRCEPGVVTADLAAAVAERGLCYPPDPASWGVCTIGGNIATGAGGLCCVKYGVTADYVLGLTVVLADGEVLRVGRRTVKGVAGYDLTRLFVGSEGTLGVIVEATLALRPPRPPARALLARFPSASDAGEAVAAIVRAGHVPSALELLDRTTTEAVSALGHPLFAGGGAATLIVASDAPDAAGDVLAMADLCRDAKALSVTAAAGEEESGEVLEARRMVLPALKARAAALPGDVTAFIEDVAVPRDRLAELIDRIELIADEYDLYISTVGHAGDGNLHPTVVFDRSDPDAVRRAKEAYDAIMAAGLELGGTITGEHGVGTLKRDWLARELPPRGLRLQRDLKRLFDPEGLLNPGKVLA; this is translated from the coding sequence ATGACCGTATCCGTCGAGAAGCCGCTGCTCGCGGCCCTGCGGGAGGCGCTGCCCGACGCGGCCGTGCTGACCGCGGACGACCAACTCGACCTGCACAGCCGTGATTCCGCCCCGTTCGGCGAGGCCGGCAGACCCGTGGCGGTGGTCCGCCCCGAGACCGTGGAGCAGGTGCAGCGGGTGATCCGCGCGGCCCGCGCGCACGGCGTGCCCGTCGTGCCCCAGGGCGCGCGGACGGGCCTCGCCGGCGCCGCCGACGCCGTGGACGGCTGCGTGGTGCTCTCCATGGTCCGGATGAACCGGATCCTGGAGATCGACCCGGCGAACCGCCTGGTGCGCTGCGAGCCCGGCGTCGTCACCGCCGACCTCGCCGCGGCCGTCGCCGAGCGGGGTCTGTGCTACCCGCCGGACCCGGCCTCCTGGGGGGTCTGCACGATCGGCGGGAACATCGCCACGGGCGCGGGCGGGCTGTGCTGCGTGAAGTACGGGGTCACCGCCGACTACGTGCTCGGGCTGACCGTCGTCCTGGCCGACGGCGAGGTGCTGCGGGTCGGGCGGCGCACGGTCAAGGGCGTTGCGGGCTACGACCTCACCCGGCTGTTCGTCGGCTCCGAGGGCACCCTGGGCGTCATCGTCGAGGCCACCCTGGCCCTGCGGCCGCCGCGGCCGCCGGCCCGCGCGCTGCTGGCCCGGTTCCCGTCCGCGTCGGACGCGGGCGAGGCCGTGGCGGCGATCGTCCGCGCCGGGCACGTACCGTCCGCCCTGGAACTGCTGGACCGCACGACCACCGAGGCGGTCTCCGCGCTGGGCCACCCGCTGTTCGCCGGCGGCGGCGCGGCGACGCTGATCGTGGCGAGCGACGCGCCCGACGCCGCCGGGGACGTCCTGGCGATGGCGGACCTCTGCCGGGACGCCAAGGCGCTGTCCGTCACCGCCGCGGCCGGCGAGGAGGAGTCCGGCGAGGTCCTGGAGGCGCGGCGGATGGTGCTCCCCGCGCTCAAGGCGCGGGCGGCGGCGCTGCCCGGCGACGTGACGGCGTTCATCGAGGACGTCGCCGTGCCCCGCGACCGGCTGGCCGAACTGATCGACCGGATCGAGCTGATCGCCGACGAGTACGACCTCTACATCTCCACCGTCGGCCACGCCGGGGACGGCAATCTGCACCCCACGGTCGTCTTCGACCGCTCCGACCCGGACGCGGTCCGGCGGGCCAAGGAGGCGTACGACGCCATCATGGCCGCCGGTCTGGAGCTGGGCGGCACGATCACCGGCGAGCACGGCGTCGGCACCCTCAAGCGCGACTGGCTGGCCCGCGAACTGCCGCCCCGCGGCCTGCGGTTGCAGCGCGACCTCAAGCGGCTCTTCGACCCCGAGGGGCTCCTCAACCCCGGGAAGGTGCTGGCATGA
- the mdlC gene encoding benzoylformate decarboxylase: MTTVRAAVFELLRDRGVTTVFGNPGSTELPFLRDFPDDFRYVLGLQEAVVVGMADGHAQATGTTALVNLHTAPGVGNAMGAVVNAAANHTPMVITAGQQVRAMMTMEALLTNVDATTLPRPAVKWAYEPPRAQDVPAALARAFHLAETAPRGPVFLSLPMDDFDVELDEAEAAAARHAARRRVTDATAAAGPAVEALAARLAAAANPVMVTGGSVDAEGAWDAAVALAERRGLPVWASPIEGRVGFPEDHRLYRGVLPPALAPLAATLQGHDLVLVVGAPVFRYYPYVPGPVLPEGAELALLTSDPGEAARAPVGDALVAGLRPTLERLTELLDKRADPGDDGPAGAAPPAAPAEEPETEPMSARTALAAVAAGAPPETLWVNESPSNVQIFREVVRIDRPCSFLTTAGGGLGFGLAAAVGAQLGRPERPVVALVGDGSAQYAITALWTAAAYRAPVTFVVPANGEYAILKWFGRFENTPGVPGLDLPGLDLCALARGYGVPAHRATDAAHLAELVAGATAATDGPVLIEAPITTVPPSL, translated from the coding sequence ATGACGACCGTCCGCGCTGCCGTGTTCGAGCTGCTGCGGGACCGCGGGGTGACCACCGTCTTCGGCAACCCGGGCTCCACGGAACTCCCGTTCCTGCGGGACTTCCCCGACGACTTCCGCTACGTCCTCGGGCTCCAGGAGGCCGTCGTGGTCGGCATGGCGGACGGCCACGCGCAGGCGACCGGGACGACGGCGCTGGTCAACCTGCACACGGCACCGGGCGTCGGCAACGCCATGGGCGCCGTGGTCAACGCGGCGGCGAACCACACCCCGATGGTGATCACGGCGGGCCAGCAGGTGCGGGCCATGATGACCATGGAGGCGCTGCTCACCAACGTGGACGCCACGACCCTGCCGCGCCCCGCCGTCAAGTGGGCCTACGAACCGCCCCGCGCCCAGGACGTGCCCGCCGCCCTCGCCCGCGCCTTCCACCTGGCCGAAACCGCTCCCCGGGGACCGGTGTTCCTCTCGCTGCCCATGGACGACTTCGACGTGGAGCTCGACGAGGCCGAGGCGGCCGCCGCGCGGCACGCGGCCCGGCGCCGGGTGACGGACGCGACGGCGGCCGCCGGACCGGCCGTCGAGGCGCTGGCCGCCCGGCTCGCCGCCGCGGCCAACCCGGTCATGGTGACGGGCGGTTCGGTGGACGCCGAGGGCGCCTGGGACGCGGCCGTGGCACTCGCGGAGCGCCGGGGCCTGCCCGTATGGGCCTCGCCCATCGAGGGGCGCGTCGGCTTCCCGGAGGACCACCGGCTCTACCGCGGCGTGCTCCCGCCCGCGCTGGCCCCGCTGGCCGCCACCCTCCAGGGCCACGACCTGGTCCTCGTCGTCGGGGCGCCCGTCTTCCGCTACTACCCCTACGTGCCCGGCCCCGTCCTGCCCGAGGGCGCCGAACTGGCGCTGCTGACCAGCGATCCCGGCGAGGCCGCGCGCGCCCCGGTCGGCGACGCCCTGGTGGCGGGACTGCGGCCCACGCTGGAACGGCTCACCGAGCTCCTCGACAAGAGGGCGGACCCCGGCGACGACGGACCGGCCGGCGCGGCACCGCCGGCCGCGCCCGCCGAGGAGCCGGAGACCGAGCCCATGTCCGCCCGTACGGCCCTCGCCGCCGTGGCGGCCGGCGCGCCCCCGGAGACCCTCTGGGTCAACGAGTCGCCCTCCAACGTCCAGATCTTCCGCGAGGTCGTGCGGATCGACCGCCCCTGCTCCTTCCTCACCACGGCCGGCGGCGGCCTCGGCTTCGGGCTCGCGGCGGCCGTGGGCGCCCAGTTGGGGCGGCCGGAACGGCCGGTGGTGGCCCTGGTCGGCGATGGCTCCGCGCAGTACGCGATCACGGCGCTGTGGACCGCGGCGGCCTATCGCGCGCCCGTCACCTTCGTCGTCCCGGCGAACGGCGAATACGCGATCCTCAAATGGTTCGGCCGGTTCGAGAACACGCCCGGCGTGCCCGGCCTGGACCTCCCCGGGCTCGACCTGTGCGCGCTCGCCCGCGGCTACGGCGTGCCCGCGCACCGGGCCACGGACGCGGCCCACCTCGCGGAGCTGGTCGCCGGGGCCACTGCCGCGACGGACGGCCCGGTCCTCATCGAGGCGCCGATCACGACCGTCCCCCCTTCGCTCTGA
- a CDS encoding SPW repeat protein encodes MTAPTSPRIDQHPDIVALRAHSEETTATPVAQAVEALALLCGVYLAASAWIVGFSGSTTLAVNNLIVGVAFACLVSGFGPAYERTHAMSWAALALGAWTIVSPWIVAGHDFATRAVVSNVVVGVVACLVALALAGMGRMRARR; translated from the coding sequence GTGACCGCCCCGACGTCGCCCCGGATAGACCAGCACCCGGACATCGTGGCGCTGCGCGCCCACTCCGAAGAGACCACGGCGACCCCCGTCGCCCAGGCCGTCGAAGCACTCGCACTCCTCTGTGGCGTCTATCTGGCCGCCTCGGCATGGATCGTGGGCTTCAGCGGCTCGACCACCCTGGCCGTCAACAACCTGATCGTGGGCGTCGCGTTCGCCTGTCTCGTCAGCGGCTTCGGCCCCGCGTACGAGCGCACCCACGCGATGAGCTGGGCCGCTCTGGCCCTCGGCGCGTGGACGATCGTGTCCCCCTGGATCGTCGCCGGCCACGACTTCGCCACCCGTGCCGTCGTCAGCAACGTCGTCGTGGGCGTGGTGGCCTGCCTGGTCGCCCTGGCGCTCGCCGGCATGGGCCGGATGCGGGCGCGACGCTGA
- a CDS encoding biotin-dependent carboxyltransferase family protein, which yields MSGLSVVRPGALTTVQDLGRPGHAHLGVGRSGALDEPAHRLANRLTGNPEDLATLETTFNGCAVRPGRAVTAAVTGAPCPVRIDGRPVAWGAAVRVPAGSVLDVGPATGGLRSYVAFAGGVAVPPVLGSRSRDLLSGLGPEPLAAGHTLPLGAPRGPSTGADAFPWPAPPGAGLVLPLVLGPRDDWFADDAPRVLARGGFTVSSASNRIGLRTDGPSLTRVKDGELPSEGMVLGAVQVPPDGRPVVFLADHPTTGGYPVVGVVPEPALAAAAQAVPGTPVRFVPVRA from the coding sequence ATGAGCGGGCTCTCGGTCGTCCGGCCCGGGGCCCTGACGACCGTCCAGGACCTGGGGCGGCCCGGCCACGCGCACCTCGGCGTCGGGCGCTCCGGCGCGCTGGACGAGCCCGCGCACCGGCTCGCCAACCGTCTGACCGGCAATCCGGAGGACCTCGCCACGCTGGAGACCACCTTCAACGGCTGTGCCGTGCGCCCCGGCAGGGCGGTGACCGCCGCCGTGACGGGCGCGCCCTGCCCGGTGCGGATCGACGGGCGCCCGGTGGCCTGGGGCGCGGCGGTGCGGGTGCCGGCGGGCTCGGTGCTCGACGTCGGCCCGGCCACCGGCGGGCTGCGCAGCTACGTGGCCTTCGCGGGCGGGGTCGCCGTGCCGCCGGTGCTCGGCAGCCGCTCCCGGGACCTGCTCTCGGGGCTGGGCCCCGAGCCGCTCGCGGCGGGGCACACACTGCCCCTGGGCGCGCCCCGGGGGCCGTCCACCGGCGCCGACGCCTTCCCCTGGCCCGCCCCGCCCGGTGCCGGCCTGGTGCTGCCCCTCGTGCTCGGCCCGCGCGACGACTGGTTCGCGGACGACGCGCCGCGCGTGCTGGCCCGTGGCGGGTTCACGGTGTCGTCGGCGAGCAACCGCATCGGCCTGCGCACGGACGGGCCGTCCCTGACCCGGGTCAAGGACGGCGAACTGCCCAGCGAGGGCATGGTGCTCGGCGCCGTCCAGGTGCCGCCCGACGGCCGCCCCGTCGTCTTCCTCGCCGACCACCCGACGACGGGCGGCTATCCCGTCGTCGGTGTGGTGCCGGAGCCCGCGCTGGCCGCGGCGGCCCAGGCCGTGCCCGGCACACCGGTGCGGTTCGTGCCCGTACGGGCCTGA
- a CDS encoding 5-oxoprolinase subunit B family protein produces MSTPAEPRTLPVGRHALLVEVDTAEQAQALHAELLRRRAAGDLPPVREIVPAARTVLLDGLDDPGALAADLAGRPVPPLATAGGEPVVLPVRYDGPDLAEVAALWGVARDEVARIHSGLEFRVAFCGFAPGFGYLTGLPDRLRVPRRATPRTAVPAGSVGLAGPYTGVYPRSSPGGWQLIGRTDAVLWDTGREPAALLAPGTRVRFEVVG; encoded by the coding sequence GTGAGCACGCCCGCGGAGCCGCGCACCCTGCCGGTCGGGCGGCACGCCCTGCTGGTGGAGGTCGACACCGCCGAACAGGCCCAGGCCCTCCACGCCGAGCTGCTGCGCCGCCGCGCCGCCGGCGACCTGCCGCCCGTACGCGAGATCGTGCCCGCCGCCCGCACCGTCCTGCTGGACGGGCTGGACGACCCGGGCGCGCTCGCCGCGGACCTCGCCGGCCGGCCCGTGCCGCCGCTCGCCACGGCCGGCGGCGAGCCGGTCGTGCTGCCGGTCCGCTACGACGGCCCCGACCTCGCCGAGGTCGCGGCGCTGTGGGGCGTCGCCCGGGACGAGGTCGCGCGGATCCACTCCGGGCTCGAATTCCGGGTGGCCTTCTGCGGCTTCGCGCCCGGCTTCGGCTATCTGACGGGCCTGCCGGACCGGCTGCGCGTGCCGCGCCGGGCCACCCCGCGCACCGCCGTCCCCGCCGGTTCGGTGGGCCTGGCCGGCCCGTACACCGGCGTCTACCCGCGCTCCTCGCCCGGCGGCTGGCAGCTGATCGGGCGCACGGACGCGGTCCTGTGGGACACCGGGCGGGAGCCTGCGGCGCTGCTCGCCCCGGGGACCCGGGTGCGGTTCGAGGTGGTCGGATGA
- a CDS encoding LamB/YcsF family protein: MTGTTGPTGPTGTTTGPTPAGSTPAAAAAGGTAAVLDLNADLGEGFGRWRLTDDEALLSVVTSANVACGFHAGDPSTMRRVCERAAELGVRVGAQVSYRDLAGFGRRAMDVPPEELADEITYQVGALRVFARAAGTDVTYVKPHGALYNRTVDDAEQAAAVVAGVLRSGGALPVLGLPGSRLHEEATRAGLPVVTEAFADRAYTAAGTLVPRRTPGAVVLDPEEVVARSVRMAKDAAVTALTGEDVTVRARSLCLHGDTPGAAGLARRVRAALEAAGVRVEAFA; encoded by the coding sequence ATGACCGGAACGACCGGACCGACCGGACCGACCGGAACGACGACCGGACCGACGCCGGCCGGGTCCACGCCCGCCGCGGCCGCGGCGGGCGGCACCGCCGCCGTGCTCGACCTCAACGCCGACCTCGGCGAGGGCTTCGGCCGCTGGCGGCTGACCGACGACGAGGCCCTGCTCTCGGTCGTCACGAGCGCGAACGTCGCCTGCGGCTTCCACGCCGGCGACCCCTCCACCATGCGACGGGTGTGCGAGCGCGCCGCCGAGCTCGGCGTCCGCGTCGGCGCCCAGGTCTCCTACCGCGACCTGGCCGGATTCGGCCGGCGCGCGATGGACGTGCCGCCGGAGGAGCTCGCCGACGAGATCACCTATCAGGTGGGCGCGCTCCGGGTGTTCGCGCGGGCGGCCGGTACGGACGTCACGTATGTGAAGCCGCACGGCGCGCTCTACAACCGCACCGTCGACGACGCCGAGCAGGCGGCGGCCGTCGTCGCCGGGGTGCTGCGCTCGGGCGGCGCGCTGCCGGTGCTCGGCCTGCCGGGCTCGCGGCTGCACGAGGAGGCCACGCGGGCCGGACTCCCGGTGGTCACCGAGGCGTTCGCCGACCGCGCGTACACCGCCGCCGGCACGCTCGTCCCCCGCCGCACGCCCGGCGCCGTCGTCCTGGACCCCGAGGAGGTCGTCGCCCGCTCGGTGCGGATGGCCAAGGACGCGGCCGTCACCGCCCTCACCGGCGAGGACGTCACCGTCCGCGCCCGCTCGCTGTGCCTGCACGGCGACACCCCCGGCGCCGCCGGCCTCGCCCGGCGGGTCAGAGCCGCGCTGGAGGCCGCGGGCGTCCGGGTGGAGGCGTTCGCGTGA
- a CDS encoding GntR family transcriptional regulator, whose translation MALSTAQRVADQLRDRIQGGGLPPGTQLSEEALGRDLGVSRNTLREAFRLLIHESLVVHRLNRGVFVRVLEPADVTDVYRVRAALETAGVRAAERAERPLREAVTEAVDRAERAAARGDWREVGSADLRFHRALAALSGSPRIDTAMDRLLAELRLAFHAMPSPRRFHEPFLPRNRTLAGLLERGEYGRAEAELLTYLDDARQLILDAMREASS comes from the coding sequence ATGGCCCTGTCCACCGCGCAGCGGGTGGCCGACCAGCTCCGCGACCGCATCCAGGGCGGCGGGCTGCCGCCCGGCACCCAGCTGTCGGAGGAGGCGCTCGGCCGCGACCTCGGCGTCTCGCGCAACACCCTGCGCGAGGCGTTCCGGCTGCTGATCCACGAGAGCCTGGTCGTCCACCGGCTCAACCGCGGCGTCTTCGTACGGGTCCTGGAGCCCGCCGACGTCACGGACGTCTACCGGGTGCGCGCGGCCCTGGAGACCGCGGGCGTCCGGGCCGCGGAGCGGGCCGAGCGGCCGCTGCGCGAGGCCGTCACCGAGGCCGTGGACCGGGCCGAGCGGGCCGCAGCCCGGGGCGACTGGCGCGAGGTGGGCTCGGCCGACCTGCGCTTCCACCGGGCACTCGCCGCGCTCAGCGGCAGCCCCCGCATCGACACGGCCATGGACCGGCTGCTGGCCGAACTGCGCCTGGCCTTCCACGCGATGCCCTCGCCACGCCGCTTCCACGAGCCGTTCCTGCCCCGCAACCGCACCCTCGCCGGGCTCCTGGAGCGGGGCGAGTACGGCCGCGCCGAGGCGGAGCTCCTCACCTATCTGGACGATGCCCGACAGCTCATCCTCGACGCCATGCGGGAGGCCTCCTCATGA
- a CDS encoding DUF969 domain-containing protein gives MIVLLGVLVVVLGFATRRNPLLVVGGAGIVTGLLGGLSPQRVLAAFGTGFASSRAVTIFVITLPVIGLLERHGLQEQARRLITRFAGLTAGRFLALYLLLRQIAAAVGLNNVFGHAQTVRPLAAPMAEGAAERRLGPLPEKAREKVRSFAASADNVGLFFGEDVFLAVGSILLITGFVNTTYQTHLEPLDLALWAIPTALCALAIHGWRLLRLDRTLERAVAAGREEAVK, from the coding sequence ATGATCGTTCTCCTGGGCGTCCTCGTGGTCGTGCTCGGCTTCGCCACGAGACGCAATCCTCTGCTGGTGGTCGGCGGCGCCGGCATCGTCACCGGCCTGCTCGGCGGGCTGTCGCCGCAGCGCGTCCTGGCCGCCTTCGGCACCGGCTTCGCCTCCAGCCGGGCCGTCACGATCTTCGTCATCACCCTCCCCGTCATCGGCCTCCTGGAGCGCCACGGCCTCCAGGAACAGGCCCGCCGGCTCATCACCCGTTTCGCCGGGCTCACGGCCGGCCGCTTCCTCGCCCTCTACCTCCTGCTGCGCCAGATCGCCGCCGCGGTCGGCCTGAACAACGTCTTCGGACACGCCCAGACCGTACGGCCGCTGGCCGCGCCCATGGCCGAGGGCGCCGCCGAACGCCGCCTCGGCCCGCTGCCGGAGAAGGCGCGCGAGAAGGTCCGCTCGTTCGCCGCCAGCGCCGACAACGTCGGGCTCTTCTTCGGCGAGGACGTCTTCCTGGCGGTCGGCTCCATCCTGCTCATCACCGGCTTCGTCAACACCACCTACCAGACCCACCTCGAACCGCTGGACCTCGCGCTGTGGGCGATACCCACCGCCCTGTGCGCCCTCGCGATCCACGGCTGGCGGCTGCTGCGCCTGGACCGCACCCTGGAGCGCGCGGTGGCGGCCGGCCGCGAGGAGGCCGTCAAGTGA
- a CDS encoding DUF979 domain-containing protein: MIKAEWFYWLVGLIFLVMAAQMLRDRTNPKRYGTAAFWGLLGLGFVYGTWVADKSAPAEPLGAAVLAMVCLAGFGFTGRGRGATATPEQRAASATRWGSRLFVPALTIPFVALLCAVGVKRLSVGGEPVLQKGSETILGLGIGSVVALAVGMAMLRERKLSAPMHAGRSMLESMGWAMLLPQLLATLGTIFSVSGVGEQVRRITTAVLPDHSLYLAVAVYCVGMFLFTVIMGNGFAAFPVMTAAVGWPVLVVQEHGSAPAVLAIGMLAGFCGTLVTPMAANYNIVPAALLELKDQYGPIKAQLPTAVALLGCNIVIMALFAF; the protein is encoded by the coding sequence GTGATCAAGGCGGAGTGGTTCTACTGGCTCGTCGGCCTCATCTTCCTGGTCATGGCCGCCCAGATGCTGCGCGACCGCACCAACCCCAAGCGGTACGGCACCGCGGCCTTCTGGGGGCTGCTCGGCCTCGGCTTCGTCTACGGCACCTGGGTCGCGGACAAGTCGGCCCCCGCGGAGCCGCTCGGCGCCGCCGTCCTCGCCATGGTCTGCCTCGCCGGCTTCGGCTTCACCGGCCGCGGCCGGGGCGCCACAGCCACCCCCGAGCAGCGTGCGGCGAGCGCCACCCGCTGGGGCAGCCGTCTCTTCGTCCCCGCGCTCACCATCCCGTTCGTGGCCCTGCTCTGCGCCGTCGGCGTGAAGCGGCTCTCCGTGGGCGGCGAACCCGTCCTCCAGAAGGGCAGCGAGACCATCCTGGGGCTCGGCATCGGCTCCGTCGTCGCGCTCGCCGTCGGGATGGCGATGCTGCGCGAGAGGAAGCTCTCCGCGCCGATGCACGCCGGGCGCTCGATGCTGGAGTCGATGGGATGGGCCATGCTGCTGCCGCAGCTGCTCGCCACCCTCGGCACGATCTTCTCGGTCTCCGGCGTCGGCGAACAGGTCCGCCGGATCACCACGGCGGTCCTCCCCGACCACTCCCTCTACCTCGCGGTCGCCGTCTACTGCGTCGGGATGTTCCTCTTCACCGTCATCATGGGCAACGGCTTCGCCGCCTTCCCCGTGATGACCGCCGCCGTCGGCTGGCCCGTACTCGTGGTGCAGGAGCACGGCAGCGCGCCGGCCGTGCTCGCCATCGGCATGCTGGCCGGCTTCTGCGGCACCCTGGTGACCCCCATGGCCGCCAACTACAACATCGTGCCCGCGGCCCTGCTGGAGCTCAAGGACCAGTACGGGCCGATCAAGGCGCAACTGCCCACCGCCGTCGCCCTGCTCGGCTGCAACATCGTGATCATGGCCCTGTTCGCCTTCTGA
- the pcp gene encoding pyroglutamyl-peptidase I, translating into MTRVLLTGFEPFGGESVNPSWQAVREVVARPPAGIEVVGVQLPCVFGGALDALRAAVADADPDVVLCVGQAGGRPDLTVERVAVNIDDAVIPDNAGARPVDEPVVPGGPAAYFATLPVKACVAAVREAGLPASVSQTAGTFVCNHVFYGLMHLAATERPGLRGGFVHVPYAPGQVAGRALPSLPVATVAEGLRVIAVTAAGRTDDLRVTGGATH; encoded by the coding sequence GTGACCCGCGTCCTGCTGACCGGCTTCGAACCCTTCGGCGGAGAGAGCGTCAACCCCTCCTGGCAGGCCGTCCGCGAGGTCGTGGCCCGGCCGCCGGCCGGCATCGAGGTCGTCGGCGTCCAGCTGCCCTGCGTCTTCGGCGGCGCCCTCGACGCGCTCCGCGCCGCCGTCGCGGACGCCGACCCCGACGTGGTGCTCTGCGTCGGCCAGGCCGGCGGCCGCCCCGACCTCACCGTCGAACGCGTGGCCGTCAACATCGACGACGCCGTCATCCCCGACAACGCCGGCGCCCGGCCCGTCGACGAGCCCGTCGTCCCCGGCGGCCCCGCCGCCTACTTCGCCACCCTGCCGGTCAAGGCCTGCGTCGCCGCCGTCCGGGAGGCGGGCCTGCCCGCCTCCGTCTCGCAGACCGCCGGCACCTTCGTCTGCAACCACGTCTTCTACGGGCTGATGCACCTCGCCGCCACCGAACGCCCCGGCCTGCGGGGCGGGTTCGTGCACGTGCCGTACGCCCCCGGGCAGGTCGCCGGCCGGGCCCTGCCGTCACTCCCCGTGGCCACCGTCGCCGAGGGGCTGCGTGTGATCGCGGTCACCGCGGCCGGGCGTACGGACGACCTCCGCGTGACCGGCGGTGCCACACACTAG
- a CDS encoding L-histidine N(alpha)-methyltransferase — protein MAERDQAVQRIPEILRDTGWTVVLVGEEQSGKLAQVTAGLRRGPDPSGSGKLITSGFSYWGLESTVAWAHACNDLYYPVMRESIGSFSRRLRAVADRLPAGPLHYVSLGPGTGQKDQALLRYLDRQGRTGYYIPVDVSAEMLRLGQREALEHLHVPPADVLPVQLDFSLPANLDRLSTLVRRVVGDEPVVYSLLGNTLANFDSDTQLLTLLAEKLLRPQDRFLLEVASTAGQDEQAARAAAQEYENSPRFREFVTSALMQYTDLQIDLNSLTCEGLVEDDRALLVRVVYRNRTGGTLELTLPDRSTVPFPDQDTIRLYLSRKYTREGLEKMLVDARVTKAGETHEVGHTAFDRPAFGLALLLLQGGEAAPGPVTGPNPFRD, from the coding sequence ATGGCGGAGCGTGACCAGGCGGTGCAACGCATTCCGGAGATCCTCCGGGACACCGGCTGGACGGTGGTCCTGGTCGGTGAGGAACAGTCGGGCAAGCTCGCCCAGGTGACCGCGGGGCTGCGGCGCGGGCCGGACCCCTCGGGCTCCGGCAAGCTCATCACCTCCGGCTTCTCCTACTGGGGCCTGGAGTCGACGGTGGCGTGGGCACACGCCTGCAACGACCTGTACTACCCGGTGATGCGGGAGAGCATCGGCTCCTTCAGCCGCCGGCTGCGCGCCGTGGCGGACCGGCTGCCCGCCGGGCCGCTGCACTACGTGAGCCTGGGCCCGGGCACGGGCCAGAAGGACCAGGCGCTGCTGCGCTACCTCGACCGCCAGGGGAGAACGGGGTACTACATCCCGGTGGACGTGAGCGCCGAGATGCTGCGGCTCGGGCAGCGCGAGGCGCTGGAGCACCTGCACGTGCCGCCCGCCGATGTGCTGCCGGTGCAGCTGGACTTCTCGCTGCCCGCCAACCTCGACCGGCTGAGCACGCTGGTCCGGCGGGTGGTGGGCGACGAGCCGGTGGTGTATTCGCTGCTGGGCAACACCCTGGCCAATTTCGACAGCGACACCCAGTTACTGACGCTGCTGGCCGAGAAGCTGCTGCGCCCGCAGGACCGCTTCCTGCTGGAGGTCGCGAGCACGGCCGGGCAGGACGAGCAGGCGGCCCGCGCGGCCGCGCAGGAGTACGAGAACAGCCCGCGCTTCCGCGAGTTCGTCACCAGCGCGCTGATGCAGTACACCGACCTCCAGATCGACCTCAACAGCCTCACCTGCGAGGGGCTGGTGGAGGACGACCGGGCCCTGCTGGTGAGGGTGGTCTACCGCAACCGCACCGGGGGCACCCTGGAGCTGACGCTGCCCGACCGCAGCACGGTGCCCTTCCCCGACCAGGACACCATCCGCCTCTACCTCAGCCGGAAGTACACCCGCGAGGGCCTGGAGAAGATGCTGGTCGACGCCCGGGTGACCAAGGCGGGCGAGACCCACGAGGTGGGGCACACGGCCTTCGACCGGCCGGCGTTCGGGCTGGCGCTGCTGCTGCTCCAGGGCGGCGAGGCGGCGCCGGGCCCGGTCACCGGGCCGAATCCGTTCCGCGACTGA